The Larimichthys crocea isolate SSNF chromosome XXI, L_crocea_2.0, whole genome shotgun sequence genomic sequence ACGTTGcccacacagcaacagaaattCACCCAGTACACAGCAGCACAATACACTTATACTTGGGTTTTAGaagttttaaataataaatgataggAATTATAACATTTACCAACAGAAGCAGAACATATAGTTACTTGACATCTTCAGTAAAACAATCCTATCATGACTCAGTTTTAGTTGAATTCTACCATGACACATTCTGTGTGGAAACCCAGCATGCAAACAGAAACATCTCCCCTCAGTCTCTCTGGAACTCTTTCTAACTTAATCAATATTTGTCACCCACACCTGAACTTGACCTGCTCTCCTTCCACTCTGAGTTCCACTCCAACTAACACAGATTTGTAGAGCCTGTACTGGCCCTATGCCAgccttttatctctctctgtttctctctcaagcACAAATGCCTATTTAAATGAGGCCAAGTAATTGGCTTCCCTAGGATTATGGTCAGACCAGACTTTTCTTTCACTGCACTGAAGGCCTGTCATGACTGAAGGTCATGGCTGACGCTAATATAGTCACTTCAACAAATAGGTAAATTTAAGACACTAACATGTGGCCAGACCAAACATTCAAAACCATTTTAAATACTAtgaataaccttttttttttttttaaattagactaAATTTGGCAATAAaaggttttaatattttaagaaatattCATCTTGAAAATGTAATCTACTTCTGTTTGCTGTCATCACATTTCTCATCTTTGAATCATTAACATTACTCCATGCTgttttttcacatctttttttcagttttcccCAGCATGCTACCGTGTCTCTTTTATGCATTTAAAGATAACGGTGTTGCAGCTAGTTCCATAATGCTGCAATGCTGCAATATTGTCTTTTTCTTACTATTCTAGACTTGTTTCACAGTTATGATCCACAGCGGTCAGTGATATACATTCCTacagtcattcattcatatgtGACTTATTTCTGAGTTAAAGTGCCTCTGGATTTCTCCTGTGTCAATAGAAGTgtaagaagaggaagagatacTTATTAATCCCTCAAGGGGGAAATTCCTTTtcacaaagggctcatagacatgcaatgtgaaGAGAGATGGTgaagtgatgggcagccactCAGAGCAGTGACCTGTGAGCAGTGGgggggtttggtgccttgctaagctccagctaccagtccaccttccatacttttggtccatactggacttaaactggccaccctccggttcccaagccaagtctctatgaACTGAGCTagtatgtatgtacacacactctAGAGCAACTGCGAATCAGCTCTGTTTCATTTGTGAGTGCTGAGTGGATGATAAATATCCTACTCATATCAAGCTAAACCTGGAGGAGGATATTTTCACTCACATATACAGAATATAGAAATCCCCTTTAGTccagagaaacaggaagtgtaaTCATGATGATTCACACACCCTCCTGCTTGGACAATGAGTCAGTGACTTGACCCTGAGTTCTTAGGATCACCCTAAATAGGTTCTCATGCTCTCTCTATTTTTGTCTCTCCATGAATCCCACTCCTGTCCAACTAGCCCAGTTTAATGAGACCAAGTCATGTTATTAATATATAACTgttagtttgttattttatttatttattttttagggTTGCCATTGAATATCTGGTAAAATTTATAATATGAACTTCATATATacacttttaaatgaaaaagtagTGCACTGAATTGAATGAGAGAGAGCTTTGGCCGAAAGACATAGTCAGTCAATGAGagttaaggtttttttttttttttttttttttttttaaaggttatttttCTAGCATTTTCAAGCTtcattttgatagagacagctgaagagtgacaagaatgtgtggagagagagatggggcaaagggccgcaggtcggattcgaatcTGCTGCAGCAAgtactgagcctttgtacatggggcagatgttctaccaactgagctaaccgacatCAGAGTTAAGGGTTTAAGCATAGTACCTAATATTTTGCACTTGGTCAATTTTAAAAGGTACTCTTTGGCAACATTAGTTAACCACTTAAAGTTCTAAATACACAGTTTCAACCCCAATAAGTTCTGAGGCTGGAAGCCCTCAGACATCCTTGTCTGTTAATCTGTTAAGTATGAAAAAGCCATCAAGTAGACACTTGTACATCCACTCTTGAGAGGCACTCTGGGAGTGTTGAGAAATGAGAACACTGTGGGAGCTAATCACATTACCCAGACCTCTCGGCATATATCTCGGCACACAACAGTCCCCAACAATGTGTTGTGACCATGACGAATGTTGCCAGGACAACCAGACACTGCTGAACAATGCCAAAACTATAATGGGGTCATCTGATCAGTGAGACAACAGAGGATGGAAGAGAGCAGAGGACTGACAAAAGAGGACCACATGTCcggtgtaaaattacgtattttgggggtctcacacatggacgtacgcatatgcctccacagcgccacctaggtgtgcgtttttggAAGTGCCCCTCACCACGGTTTCGCCCACATGTacgaaacttggtgggagtatgtaacatgcccagacacacaaaaaagtacggcgtccaatttttgtcaaatttggacttttctggttttggcctcatttccaggggtcgcatttgaacaaactcctcctaggtatttcatccgatgtgcttgaaacttggcgtgtgtgttctcaaggcctcgacaatgaaaagttatcaaaatcacaacttttcatcagaggccGTGGCCGTGGCGGTGCGTCAAAGTCGACGCTGCCGATTTTTCCGAAAAAAtcccagactccattgacttttgggctgattttcggcCAAAAGTGTacggctatcatatactttgtcagagctgtctgaaacttgttgggGTTGTTAAGACCAGCATTATGCATTATCAGCCGAGTTGTACAAcatggcaggacctacaaaaaagtctcttggaccAATgagctacaatgaacaggaagcaagatatttaagaatgaaaatcgccattttcggtgaatgaaaatcgccatttccggtgtttcggcctggttgacaaggggtcatgtttgaacgaactcctcctagggatttcatccaattcactttaaacttggtaggtgtgttcacatagacttcctgagtaaaagttatcaaaattatgaattttggtGAAACGGTGTGGGTGTGGCGCTTTATAAAAATagccatttttgctgtttcggcctggttgacaaggggtcatgtttgaacgaactcctcctagggattgtatccaattcacttaaaacttggtaggagtgttcatatagacttcctgagtaaaagttatcaaaattattaATTTTGGAAAAACGGTGTtggcgtggcgatccataaaattaattcaaagaagaaatcggcaggaagcaccttttcagagctgtctgaaacttcttgcggttatcaaggttatgttatgcacattacgacatgcgcacatttcgacgtgcgcacatgtgcgagaGCCCGACCATtactgcttgcagctttaattagggcccgagcacgcggtgcgaggccctattgaatttccaatgtttattattagggcccgagcacgcggtgcgaggccctattgaatttcgaatgtttatttatttatttttagggcccgagcacgcggtgcgaggccctattgaatttcgaatgtttattattattttttgtacatttttattagggcccgagcacagcgaggccctattgtatttccaacgctgaacgacgtttaagagtaaatcgcattttccacagcccatatcccccccaaaactcagTGAGACAACAGAGGATGGAAGAGAGCAGAGGACTGACAAAAGAGGACCAcatgtcaggcgtaaaattacgtattttggaggtctcacacatgcacgcgcgcatacgcctccacagcgccacctaggtgcgcgtttttgccggtgcccctcgccacggtttcgcccacgtgcacgcaactcggtgggagtatgtaacatgcccagacgcacaaaaaagtctcttggtgccccgggcgaCAGTGAAGCGcacggcgtccaattttgctcagatttggccttttcccgtttttgcctcatttccaggggtcgcatttgaacgaactcctcctagggatttcatccgatgtgcttaaaacttgccgtgtgtgttctcaaggcgtccacaatgaaaagttatcaaattcacaactttttatcagagggcgtggccgtgacggtgcgtcaaagtggacgctgtcgattttttcacaaaaaaacaagactcctttgacttttgggctgattttcgggcaaaagtgtgcggctatcatatactttgtcagagctgtctgaaacttattGGGGTTGTTGagagcaatattatgcacaattcggctgcataattaatgagggggcggagCAAAAGCGNNNNNNNNNNtttaaaaaaaaaaaaaaaagtccatcaTTAAACGGCCTGACTAATGTGTCAACGACATGCAGCAACAGCGTCTAACCCCGATCCCTTGTAACCATCCAACCAAAGCCTACAAAGGACGAGATGCAAATACTGACTTAACTGACTTACTACTGTAGAACACAGATCAGATGTGAAGGTATTtgagtctggaccaaagtggtttTCAGAAAAAACAGACCAACATCGCAATACCCTGAGCCTTACATGCATCGCTAAAAATTATTAACTAATTTACTGAGTGAAAGTGGCACAAAGAGGCTATTAATTCACATTTCTACATGTGCCTCCCTGAATATTAAAAGTAAGATAAGGTCCCTGCTACTTACTGAGCTGTTTAAAGAGTTGTTTTATTACTGCTACTCTCCAGTAAAACCAAGTTTGAAGAACTTCCTAAGCCAGACGTAGATCTGTGCTAAGGTTGACACCCTGCATTGTGTTTCACTAATAAATACTTTCAAAAGAGATGACTGTCTTAACTAGAGAGCTATAATGAAAAGATTTCCTGAGGTCTGTGTCTACCCTACAGCACCATTGAAAACAGAGACAACTCTGCTAATGTGAGTTTAGCCAACTAAAGATGATACTTTCCCTCTAGACAGCCAGTGTATAATTATCGCTTTGTGCTCTGTGGAAGGGAAAACTTGCTCAGTGTCCCATAAAAGGACACGACAACAGAGAACAGATCCATCTGCCAGCAGCTAAATCTGAAAGTCGAAAGGATGCAGTTACCTGTCTGCCGTCAATGCCTAGACCCTCCCCCCGCTCCTGCCAGTAATGGTCAAAGGTCACACTCACAGACTGGCCAGGGACCAGGCAGAGtatcagagagaggagagcaggaacAGCAGGCTGAGAGGggaagaggcagcagagacagtgaagaaaaagaaagtcagggAGAAGTTagtgcagagagaaaagcaaagagaacTTGGCTCATGGAGAAAGAGATACGAGTGACTGGAAACAGGAATGAAGGTTAGAAGCAGCTTCCAAAGTTGCAGAAactcaaagaagaagaggagccaATGTAGAAACTTCACTGAGGCtacctctctgtcctctttggCCACAGGCTGAATGGGAACTGAGGAAGGTTCTGGTTTTCCATGTGAGGATGGAAAGGCACCGCTGGCGCTCTTGTTGCGGATATGGCCCCCAACATGTTTGTACGCCCCCCTGGTTCCTGAAGACTGCAGCTGTGGATGCAGCTGGCGGTTTGGCGAAGAAGGTGTTGATGTCAATACCAGAGTCTTGAGCGCCGTCACCTCTGCTTGTAGAACATCAATCTGGGAGtgggaaacaaaaaggacagGGGAGGACAATGAAAAACTTTGCCAAAATGCTATTTATATCCTTTTATTGTTGACATCAAATATATCTAAAAATACCTTCTTAGAGCAGCAGCCTTTTAAAGACAAACTAGCTTGCAATCCATAAATAGTTTAGGTGGTATGAAGGAATTTTAACGGGACAAAGGGTCATGAAAGTCACAGAAAGGCAGAGGAATTACTTCACCCACCTTTCCCTGAGCCTCCTTCAGTTGTTTCTCCGCTCCCGCCTGCTTGACATTAGCTTCATGCACCATCTTGTGAGCTTCCTGTTGTGATGAAGATTGAAACACTCAAAGTCGATGGGGCagcaaaacaagctgaaaacaccACACTTTAGAAAGTTCTTTGTCTGACCAAATTTTTAATCAGCAACAATCACTAACTGATTAATCAGAGTccttttatagtttttaaaaagctgaaacattACAGTGTTAAACTCACAGTAATGCATCACATCGCTCCCTTCATCATCGGGGTCAAAGACATGTCAGACATGTCAAAATTACAGTGCACTCAGCAGAGAGCAATGATTACTGCTAACCTCAAACAGACTGGCagtcagctcctccagctcctgctccaGCTGATTCCTGACTTGCGACAGACGCTCGCACTCCTTGTCCTTTAGTTTCAGTTCCTGAGATGTGGGGGAGAAATGGTCACGACCAGGAAGCACATTTGCActgtcaacttttttttgggTTACCCCGCagatttgtgtgtctttgtgtgtgtcagcataaAAACGGGTTGCAACACCTTCTTTGCAGCGTCCAGCTGTTCCCGAAGGATCTCTGATCCCTTTTctctgatttctttctctctgatctcCAACGAGGAGCTACGAAGCCGGGAGAGGTCGCCATGGTCTCTGCCTGAGGTGGGCACAGcttggcctcctcctccctccactctTGACTCTGACTCTGGATCCAGATCTACCAACCTTTACACAAGCACAAATATAATCGTTAGTAAAGGGACAAAAAGATTTCCTATCAGGATATGAGGTTGATTTAATGATAATAACTGATTACCCCACAACTTTCTTACCATGTCCTGATTGCTTTGCATTGTATGtcattgtgtgtatgttttactCAGACTTAAATTAGCTTTTAAGATAAGTCTGGCACAAAACATTAAATTGCAAAACATCTATGTTTAATATCATTGTAAGTCACAAATAATATCAAGGATACACAGCAAGTGACCCTAACAAGGAGCCTGAAACCACTGAGTCATCACTTTCATGTAGGACGTGTGGGATGAGTGAAAAAGATATGATGAATATTTTCAGTTGTTTATAAGGAGGAAGTAAAACTAATACATCCTACCAACATTAAGGTTCACTTTTAACCGTTTTCGAGAGGCTGTGTTGCACTCGGTGTAAGTGTTTCTAATGTCTGTACGTCATTTATAGTtaatgtttcttaaaaaaacattacatatcTGCATTAAGTTAGATTAAACTTTAGtttcatatatacatatatacacacatacactttgatagtgtctctaattctccttggccaagcgtcaataaataatacagcataagacatcagaggctcctgaacactttcttccttcctgacctcaccattgacctttgacttcagcaatttctccacaacaggtaTTAGAAAATGAAGAGGTTATTGTTTTTCAGGTCACAATGATTTGAATTTGAGCTTTTTCTTGAATTCTAATTTTAGTtccatttaaaacatttttttaaagtttattattattatgaaccaTTAGAGGGCAGTACGGTGATGCAGTGGTTAGCaatgttgcctcacagcaagacaGCTGggtcctttctgtgtggagtttgcatgttctcctcttgtctgcatgggttctctccgggtactccagctccatcccacagtccaaagacatgaaccttaacAGATTAACTGGTGATTCTAAATTGGCcgtgggtgtgaatgtgtggcTTTTGGGAATTGTGATAGATATTTTCTGACACTCTattaacaaaacattatttaactAATCTTATCAGCAAATGTTT encodes the following:
- the LOC113744190 gene encoding rab-3A-interacting protein-like, which translates into the protein MVHEANVKQAGAEKQLKEAQGKIDVLQAEVTALKTLVLTSTPSSPNRQLHPQLQSSGTRGAYKHVGGHIRNKSASGAFPSSHGKPEPSSVPIQPVAKEDREPAVPALLSLILCLVPGQSVSVTFDHYWQERGEGLGIDGRQVTASFRLSDLAAGRWICSLLSCPFMGH